A region of Maridesulfovibrio sp. DNA encodes the following proteins:
- a CDS encoding YkgJ family cysteine cluster protein — MNECKQCGTCCRKGGPALHTQDLPLLKEANGIDLTDIVTIRKGELAYDQPAGAVVPLEEEILKIKGSGGEWTCKFLALSSQVCRIYKNRPLECQKLFCGDPEPLMEIYSKDRISRKDVLPGGHPVLELIVEHDKKCDPAKMAEIAAAAVENWDKSEELQADLREMLIFDAAVRELVTAKAGLPEESMDFFFGRPMTIILKGYGIIATPSGKSFSLRKL; from the coding sequence ATGAATGAATGCAAGCAATGCGGTACCTGCTGCCGTAAAGGCGGCCCGGCGCTGCACACTCAGGACCTGCCTCTGCTTAAAGAGGCTAACGGCATAGACCTTACTGATATAGTAACCATACGCAAAGGCGAACTGGCCTACGACCAGCCTGCAGGCGCAGTCGTACCTCTTGAAGAAGAAATTCTCAAAATCAAAGGGTCAGGCGGAGAATGGACATGTAAATTCCTGGCTCTTTCAAGTCAGGTATGCCGCATTTATAAAAACCGCCCTCTGGAATGCCAGAAACTTTTCTGTGGAGACCCGGAACCGTTGATGGAAATTTACAGCAAGGATAGAATTTCCAGAAAAGATGTTCTTCCGGGCGGGCATCCAGTTCTCGAACTTATCGTAGAACACGATAAAAAATGCGATCCCGCTAAAATGGCTGAAATAGCAGCTGCCGCCGTTGAAAACTGGGATAAAAGTGAAGAGCTTCAGGCCGACCTGCGCGAAATGCTCATTTTCGATGCAGCCGTCCGCGAGCTGGTGACCGCTAAAGCAGGTCTTCCTGAAGAATCCATGGACTTCTTCTTCGGCAGACCCATGACCATTATACTTAAGGGGTACGGCATTATCGCTACTCCCAGCGGGAAATCTTTTTCACTGCGTAAACTTTAA
- the dsrA gene encoding dissimilatory-type sulfite reductase subunit alpha has translation MAKHKTPLLDELESGPWPSFVSDVKQEAEVRAKNEKGVNYQIPVEVCDDLLGILELSYNDGETHWKHGGIVGVFGYGGGVIGRYCDQPEMFPGVAHFHTVRVAQPTAKYYTTEFLRQVMDIWDMRGSGLTNMHGSTGDIVFLGTTTPQLEEIFYELTHDVNVDLGGSGSNLRTPAACLGMSRCEYACYDAQALCYDMTMEFQDELHRPAFPYKFKFKFDACPNSCVCALARSDFSVVGIWKDEIRIDQEAVAAYVGGEFQPNAGAHSGRDWGAFDIQSEVVDRCPGKCMKYEDGKLSINDKECMHCMHCINTMPRALMIGNDRGASILCGAKAPILDGPQLSSLVVPFIKVEEPFDEVKEVVENIWDWWMEEGKNRERLGETMRRMGFQKLLEVTGIKADPRHVQEPRHNPYIFWKAEDVDGPWERDVNEYRKRHQR, from the coding sequence ATGGCGAAACACAAAACTCCCTTGTTGGACGAGCTTGAAAGCGGGCCTTGGCCTAGCTTTGTGTCCGACGTTAAACAAGAAGCCGAAGTTAGAGCTAAAAACGAGAAGGGCGTGAATTATCAGATTCCCGTCGAAGTTTGTGATGACCTTCTCGGTATTCTCGAGCTGTCCTACAACGACGGTGAAACTCACTGGAAACACGGCGGTATCGTTGGCGTTTTCGGTTACGGCGGCGGCGTTATCGGTCGTTACTGTGACCAGCCCGAAATGTTCCCCGGCGTAGCACACTTTCACACTGTTCGTGTTGCTCAGCCCACCGCTAAGTACTACACCACTGAATTCCTGCGTCAGGTAATGGATATCTGGGACATGCGCGGCTCCGGTCTGACCAACATGCACGGTTCTACCGGTGACATCGTCTTCCTCGGAACCACCACTCCTCAGCTCGAAGAAATCTTCTACGAACTGACTCATGATGTAAACGTTGACCTCGGTGGCTCCGGCTCCAACCTGCGTACCCCCGCAGCTTGCCTCGGTATGTCCCGTTGTGAATACGCATGTTACGATGCACAGGCTCTGTGTTACGACATGACCATGGAATTCCAGGACGAACTTCACCGTCCCGCTTTCCCTTACAAGTTCAAATTCAAATTTGATGCTTGCCCCAACAGCTGCGTATGTGCTCTCGCACGTTCCGACTTCTCTGTTGTAGGTATCTGGAAAGACGAAATCCGCATCGACCAGGAAGCTGTTGCAGCTTACGTTGGTGGCGAATTCCAGCCTAACGCTGGTGCTCACTCCGGTCGTGACTGGGGTGCATTCGACATCCAGTCCGAAGTTGTTGATCGCTGCCCCGGTAAATGCATGAAGTACGAAGATGGTAAACTCTCCATCAACGACAAAGAATGTATGCACTGCATGCACTGCATCAACACCATGCCTCGCGCACTGATGATCGGTAACGATCGCGGTGCATCCATCCTCTGTGGTGCTAAAGCTCCGATCCTCGACGGTCCTCAGCTCAGCTCCCTCGTAGTTCCCTTCATCAAGGTTGAAGAGCCTTTCGACGAAGTTAAAGAAGTTGTTGAAAACATTTGGGACTGGTGGATGGAAGAAGGTAAAAACCGTGAGCGTCTCGGTGAGACCATGCGTCGCATGGGCTTCCAGAAGCTTCTCGAAGTTACCGGCATCAAGGCTGATCCCAGACACGTTCAGGAACCCAGACACAACCCCTACATCTTCTGGAAAGCTGAAGATGTTGATGGTCCTTGGGAACGTGACGTTAACGAATACAGAAAAAGACACCAGAGATAA
- a CDS encoding cobyrinate a,c-diamide synthase translates to MNFPRIVLAGLSGGTGKTIVTLGLCRAFLNQGLVVKPFKKGPDYIDARWLGLASGQYATNLDPFLMSNDKLISLFLEKGQGADISIVEGNRGLFDGKDVDGSCSTSELARIIKAPVILTIDCTKMTRTVAAIVAGCKAFEDGFNLAGVILNRTAGERHRSILKNSIEAYTDIPVLGMLPKLKENPIPERHMGLVSNTEYSLVDKALNTLGCMAEDCLDLEAISQIAAQASADLSSAQDAWGGIELSSESKPVIGVVRDEALWFYYEENLEALRRSGAVVKEISLISSEPWPEIHGLYLGGGFPETLADEISRNTGIRNHVRRLADSGLPVFAECGGFMYLGRDVEYEGHKYDMSGVLDLSTRLCPRPQGLGYTSGKIVYENPFFPVGTEVIGHEFHYSLCVDNKEPSPKYALEMSRGKGMAEGHDGLIRDNIYAGYNHIHALSMPCWANNFVKAAAEFKDKKA, encoded by the coding sequence ATGAATTTTCCAAGAATTGTTTTGGCCGGATTGAGCGGCGGTACAGGTAAGACCATAGTGACTCTTGGGCTTTGCCGGGCCTTTCTAAATCAGGGGCTCGTGGTTAAGCCGTTTAAAAAAGGTCCCGATTACATTGATGCCCGTTGGCTCGGACTTGCCTCCGGCCAGTATGCCACTAACCTCGACCCCTTCCTGATGTCCAACGACAAGCTTATTTCCCTTTTTCTTGAAAAGGGGCAGGGGGCGGATATTTCAATTGTGGAAGGCAACCGCGGGCTTTTCGACGGCAAGGACGTGGACGGTTCCTGCTCAACCTCCGAGCTTGCCCGAATTATCAAAGCGCCGGTTATCCTGACTATAGACTGCACCAAAATGACCCGCACTGTTGCTGCCATTGTTGCCGGGTGTAAAGCATTCGAAGATGGTTTCAACCTGGCCGGTGTTATACTCAATCGCACTGCAGGTGAACGTCACCGCAGTATTCTCAAAAATTCTATCGAAGCCTATACTGATATTCCGGTACTGGGCATGCTGCCCAAGCTGAAAGAAAATCCCATTCCCGAACGGCACATGGGACTGGTTTCAAATACGGAATACAGTCTGGTGGACAAGGCCCTGAATACTCTCGGCTGTATGGCCGAGGATTGTCTTGATCTTGAAGCGATATCGCAAATTGCGGCTCAAGCATCTGCGGATTTGAGTTCCGCTCAGGATGCATGGGGCGGAATAGAGCTTTCAAGTGAATCAAAGCCGGTAATCGGCGTGGTTCGTGATGAAGCCCTTTGGTTCTATTATGAAGAGAACCTTGAAGCCTTGCGACGCTCCGGGGCTGTAGTAAAAGAAATTTCCCTTATCTCTTCCGAACCGTGGCCGGAAATACACGGTCTCTATCTCGGAGGAGGTTTTCCCGAAACACTGGCTGACGAAATTTCCCGGAATACCGGCATCCGCAATCATGTGCGCCGTCTTGCTGATTCCGGCTTGCCTGTTTTTGCTGAGTGCGGAGGATTCATGTACCTTGGCCGGGATGTTGAATATGAAGGGCATAAATATGACATGTCCGGTGTGCTCGATCTTTCCACCCGGCTTTGTCCGCGTCCGCAGGGTCTTGGATATACGTCCGGTAAAATCGTCTACGAGAATCCGTTCTTTCCTGTAGGAACAGAAGTTATCGGGCATGAGTTTCATTATTCTCTCTGTGTAGACAATAAAGAACCCTCACCCAAATATGCTCTCGAGATGTCTCGCGGAAAGGGTATGGCTGAGGGACACGACGGCCTAATCCGTGACAATATCTATGCCGGATACAACCACATTCACGCCCTGAGCATGCCCTGCTGGGCCAATAATTTCGTTAAAGCCGCTGCTGAATTTAAAGACAAGAAGGCTTGA
- a CDS encoding dissimilatory sulfite reductase D family protein: MESAKAEILKFLEEKTGAKSKFYFNDFTKLFPEEKGRDVKKVLTALVKEEKVEYWSSGSTTMYGLTGAGKQGGAEHED; the protein is encoded by the coding sequence ATGGAATCCGCAAAAGCTGAAATCCTGAAGTTTCTCGAAGAGAAAACAGGTGCTAAAAGCAAATTTTACTTCAATGATTTCACCAAACTTTTCCCCGAAGAAAAAGGCCGTGATGTCAAGAAAGTTCTGACTGCTCTTGTTAAAGAAGAGAAAGTTGAATACTGGTCCTCCGGCTCTACTACCATGTACGGCCTGACCGGCGCTGGTAAGCAGGGTGGTGCTGAGCACGAAGATTAG
- the dsrB gene encoding dissimilatory-type sulfite reductase subunit beta, whose translation MAFVSSGYNPDKPMENRISDIGPRDYREFLPPVIKNNYGKWLYHEILEPGVLVHVAESGDEVYTVRCGTARLMSVSLIREMCEIADKHCDGYLRFTTRNNVEFMTDSKDKMTALKDDLLSRKFAGGSYKFPVGGTGAGISNIVHTQGWVHCHTPATDASGTVKVIMDDLFDEFTGHNMPAPVRIAVACCLNMCGACHCSDIAVVGVHRKPPIIDHEYLDNLCEIPLAVAACPTGAVRPSKVEIDGTQYKTVAIKEERCMYCGNCYTMCPSLPLSDKEGDGIALMVGGKVSNRISMPKFSKVVVAFIPNEPPRWPTLTKTIRKIVDVYKNDALKYERLGDWAERIGWERFFEKTGIEFTPHLIDDFRDPAYYTWRQSTQFKF comes from the coding sequence ATGGCGTTCGTTTCTTCTGGCTACAATCCAGACAAACCGATGGAAAACCGGATCTCGGATATTGGACCTCGCGACTACAGAGAGTTCCTGCCCCCGGTTATCAAGAACAACTACGGCAAGTGGCTCTACCACGAAATCCTTGAGCCGGGCGTACTGGTTCACGTTGCAGAATCCGGAGATGAAGTATACACAGTCCGCTGTGGTACCGCTCGCCTCATGAGTGTTTCTCTGATTCGTGAAATGTGTGAAATCGCAGATAAACACTGCGACGGTTACCTCCGCTTCACCACCCGTAACAACGTTGAGTTCATGACCGACTCTAAGGACAAAATGACTGCCCTTAAAGACGATCTGCTCAGCCGTAAATTCGCTGGCGGTTCCTACAAGTTCCCCGTCGGTGGTACCGGTGCAGGTATCTCCAACATCGTTCACACTCAGGGTTGGGTTCACTGCCACACTCCTGCGACCGATGCTTCCGGTACTGTTAAAGTCATCATGGATGACCTCTTTGATGAGTTCACCGGCCACAACATGCCCGCACCTGTGCGTATCGCTGTTGCTTGCTGCCTGAACATGTGTGGTGCTTGCCACTGCTCCGACATCGCTGTTGTCGGTGTTCACCGTAAGCCCCCCATCATTGACCACGAATACCTCGACAACCTCTGCGAAATTCCTCTGGCAGTAGCTGCTTGTCCTACCGGTGCTGTTCGTCCTTCCAAGGTCGAAATCGACGGTACCCAGTACAAGACTGTTGCTATTAAGGAAGAACGCTGCATGTACTGCGGTAACTGCTACACCATGTGCCCCTCCCTGCCCCTTTCCGATAAGGAAGGTGACGGTATCGCACTGATGGTTGGTGGTAAGGTTTCCAACCGTATCTCCATGCCTAAGTTCTCCAAGGTTGTTGTTGCATTTATCCCCAACGAACCTCCCCGTTGGCCCACACTTACCAAAACTATCCGCAAAATCGTGGATGTTTACAAGAACGACGCACTCAAATACGAGCGTCTGGGTGACTGGGCAGAGCGTATTGGCTGGGAACGTTTCTTCGAAAAGACTGGTATCGAGTTTACTCCTCACCTGATCGATGATTTCCGTGATCCCGCTTATTACACCTGGCGTCAGTCCACTCAGTTCAAGTTCTAA